A window of Hymenobacter aerilatus contains these coding sequences:
- a CDS encoding hydroxymethylglutaryl-CoA lyase, with protein MQLIECPRDAMQGLADFIPTATKTAYLNQLLRVGFTALDFGSFVSAKAIPQLRDTAEVLAGLDTGNSPTELLAIVANLRGAETAASFAEIAYLGFPLSLSETFQRRNTNKTIAEALEEVVQMQALCERTAKTLVVYLSMGFGNPYGEAWHPDIVAEFTRKLAVLGVRIVALSDTIGVSTAATITPLFETLIPAFPDITFGAHLHTTPDAWQEKVAAAYHAGCRRFDGALGGYGGCPMATDELTGNMPTEHLVAYLQAQGEALELDMQAFREAQIAARQVF; from the coding sequence ATGCAGCTTATCGAATGCCCCCGCGACGCCATGCAAGGCCTAGCCGACTTCATCCCCACAGCCACTAAAACGGCCTACCTCAACCAGTTGCTGCGGGTAGGCTTCACGGCCCTGGACTTCGGCAGCTTTGTGTCAGCCAAGGCTATTCCGCAGCTGCGCGACACGGCCGAGGTGTTGGCTGGCCTCGATACCGGCAACTCGCCCACCGAGCTGCTCGCTATTGTGGCCAACCTGCGCGGGGCCGAAACGGCGGCCAGCTTCGCCGAAATTGCCTACCTCGGTTTTCCGCTTTCTCTATCCGAAACCTTCCAGCGGCGCAATACCAACAAAACCATTGCCGAGGCGCTGGAAGAGGTAGTGCAGATGCAGGCGCTGTGTGAGCGAACAGCTAAAACGCTGGTCGTATACCTGTCGATGGGCTTTGGCAACCCCTACGGCGAGGCGTGGCACCCTGATATTGTGGCAGAGTTCACGCGTAAGCTGGCAGTACTGGGCGTGCGCATCGTGGCCCTGTCGGATACCATTGGGGTGAGTACGGCAGCTACTATCACGCCCTTGTTTGAAACCCTGATTCCGGCTTTCCCCGACATCACCTTCGGGGCGCACCTGCACACCACGCCTGATGCCTGGCAAGAGAAAGTAGCCGCCGCCTACCACGCCGGCTGCCGCCGCTTCGATGGGGCGCTGGGCGGCTACGGCGGCTGCCCCATGGCCACCGACGAGCTAACCGGTAACATGCCCACCGAGCACTTGGTAGCCTACCTGCAAGCCCAGGGCGAAGCGTTGGAACTGGATATGCAGGCCTTCCGAGAAGCTCAAATAGCGGCCAGGCAAGTATTTTAA